In a single window of the Pseudomonas oryzihabitans genome:
- the tcdA gene encoding tRNA cyclic N6-threonylcarbamoyladenosine(37) synthase TcdA gives MTFDEQRFGGIARLYGQEAVERLAASHVAVVGIGGVGSWAAEALARSGVGRISLFDLDDVCVSNTNRQVHALEGQVGRPKVTVMAERIQAINPACEVKAVADFVTRETMADYITEDLDLVLDCIDSVASKAALIAWCKRRKIAIVTTGGAGGQIDPTQIQVVDLNRTYNDPLASRVRSLLRRDYGFSRNPSRHYSVPCVFSTEQLRYPKPDGSVCQQKSFVGEGVRLDCAGGFGAVMMVTATFGMVAAARAVDKLIQKPKK, from the coding sequence ATGACGTTCGATGAACAACGCTTCGGCGGGATTGCCCGGCTCTATGGGCAGGAGGCCGTCGAGCGCCTGGCCGCCAGTCACGTCGCCGTGGTCGGCATCGGCGGGGTAGGTTCCTGGGCTGCCGAAGCCCTGGCTCGCAGTGGCGTCGGGCGCATCAGCCTGTTCGATCTGGACGACGTCTGCGTCAGCAACACCAATCGCCAGGTGCACGCCCTGGAAGGCCAGGTGGGCCGGCCCAAGGTCACGGTGATGGCCGAGCGCATCCAGGCCATCAACCCGGCCTGCGAAGTGAAGGCGGTGGCGGACTTCGTTACCCGCGAGACCATGGCCGACTACATCACCGAGGATCTCGACCTGGTGCTGGACTGTATCGACAGCGTGGCCTCCAAGGCGGCGCTGATCGCCTGGTGCAAGAGACGCAAGATCGCCATCGTCACCACTGGCGGCGCGGGCGGCCAGATCGACCCCACCCAGATCCAGGTGGTGGACCTCAATCGCACCTACAACGACCCCCTGGCCTCGCGGGTGCGTTCGCTGCTGCGTCGCGACTATGGCTTCTCGCGCAATCCCAGCCGCCACTACAGCGTGCCCTGCGTCTTTTCCACCGAGCAGCTGCGCTACCCCAAACCGGACGGCAGCGTTTGCCAGCAGAAGAGTTTCGTCGGCGAAGGCGTGCGCCTGGACTGCGCCGGCGGCTTCGGCGCGGTAATGATGGTCACCGCCACCTTTGGCATGGTCGCCGCGGCCCGGGCTGTGGACAAGCTGATCCAGAAGCCGAAGAAGTAG
- the dapE gene encoding succinyl-diaminopimelate desuccinylase has protein sequence MTTALTPTLELACDLIGRASVTPLDEGCQALMMQRLERLGFALEPLRFEEVDNFWARRGGEGPVLCFAGHTDVVPTGPLEAWQQAPFNAHVDADGMLRGRGAADMKGSLASMIIAVERFVADHPDHHGAIAFLITSDEEGPALHGTRAVVERLRERGERLDWCIVGEPSSTRLLGDVVKNGRRGSLNGRLTVRGKQGHVAYPHLARNPIHLAAQALADLAAEQWDDGNAFFPPTSFQISNLNSGTGAGNVVPGELQALFNFRFSTESTVEGLQARVEAILDRHGLDWHIDWSLSGLPFLTEPGDLLDAVAASVEAVTGYRPEASTSGGTSDGRFIATLGAQVVELGPVNATIHQVDEHVLASDLDLLTEVYYGTLVRLLA, from the coding sequence ATGACCACCGCCCTCACCCCCACCCTGGAACTCGCCTGCGACCTGATCGGCCGAGCGTCGGTCACGCCGCTGGACGAAGGCTGCCAGGCCCTGATGATGCAGCGTCTGGAGCGCCTGGGCTTCGCCCTCGAACCCCTGCGCTTCGAGGAGGTGGACAACTTCTGGGCGCGACGTGGCGGCGAGGGTCCGGTGCTGTGCTTCGCCGGCCACACCGACGTGGTGCCCACCGGACCGCTGGAGGCCTGGCAGCAGGCGCCCTTCAATGCCCATGTGGATGCCGACGGCATGCTGCGCGGCCGCGGCGCCGCCGACATGAAGGGCAGCCTGGCGAGCATGATCATCGCCGTGGAGCGCTTTGTCGCCGACCACCCGGATCATCACGGCGCCATCGCCTTCCTGATCACCAGTGACGAGGAAGGCCCCGCCCTGCACGGCACCCGCGCCGTGGTCGAGCGCCTGCGCGAGCGCGGCGAGCGGTTGGACTGGTGCATCGTCGGTGAGCCCTCCAGCACCCGGTTGCTGGGCGATGTGGTCAAGAACGGTCGCCGCGGTTCGCTCAATGGCCGCCTGACCGTGCGCGGCAAGCAGGGCCATGTGGCCTACCCGCACCTGGCGCGCAATCCCATCCACCTGGCGGCCCAGGCCCTGGCGGATCTCGCCGCCGAGCAATGGGACGACGGCAACGCCTTCTTCCCGCCCACCAGCTTCCAGATTTCCAATCTCAACTCCGGCACTGGTGCCGGTAATGTGGTGCCGGGCGAACTGCAGGCGCTGTTCAACTTCCGCTTCTCCACCGAATCCACCGTGGAAGGCCTGCAGGCCCGCGTCGAGGCCATCCTCGACCGCCATGGCCTGGACTGGCACATCGACTGGTCCCTGTCCGGCCTGCCCTTCCTCACCGAGCCGGGCGACCTGCTCGACGCCGTCGCGGCCAGCGTGGAGGCGGTCACCGGCTATCGCCCCGAGGCCTCAACCAGTGGCGGCACCTCGGATGGTCGCTTCATCGCTACCCTGGGCGCCCAGGTGGTGGAACTGGGTCCGGTCAACGCCACCATCCACCAAGTGGACGAGCACGTGCTGGCCAGCGACCTGGATCTCCTGACCGAGGTCTATTACGGCACCCTGGTACGGTTGCTGGCATGA